Genomic DNA from Thermodesulfobacteriota bacterium:
CGCGAGAATGGGTGATCGGAAGATGCTTGTGTTCATCATCGCTCTCCTCTCGTGCTCCTGGACCGTTGCCTGCAAGGAAACATCCCCGGGGTGACGTAGGGCGGGGCAAGCCCCGCCGGTTCCGGCGTCCTCACGCGCCCTCCAAGGCCCCCCGGACGGCGTCGGCGAGCTGCTTGGCGTCGAACGTGCTCTTCGGGAGAAAGCAGTCCGCTCCGCACGCCCGGGCGGCCGCCTCGTAGGCCGGCTGCTCGTGGCTGGTGCACACGGCCACGGTGGTGGCCGGGGACTCCTGCTTGATCCGCTTCACCAGGTCGAGGCCGCTTCCGTCGGGGAGGCCGACGTCGACGACCACGACCCGGGGCCGGTGCTCCCGAAACTGCGCGTGCCCCTCGGCCACTCCCTCGGCCTCGCAGATCCGGAGCCCGGGAAACCAGGCGCACAGGAGCGAGCGCAGGGTCTCGCGAAAGATGGGGCTGTCTTCGACGATGAGCGCGTCCACGGGGCCGCTGCCTCCTCTTGCACCGCACCGGTGGGGGTCCACGTGCGTGAGGAGACGCTACCACGATGCGTCACCCCCTTCGGTAGGACAGCGACGATTCTCGTGTCGGACGACGCCGGTTTCTTGGTAGGAGAACGGCCCGCCGGGCTGTCGGTGTTTGTCCTACAGACCCAGGCAGCGGGATCTTCCCGGAAGGGCCGGAGTGGGGGCAGAGGCGACGCGGCGCGGCGCTTTGCCCGGATTCGCGGCGCAGGATCGCGCGGGCAGGAGGGGGCTGCTGGACGACGGAGAAGGGGAAGGATCGGGAGGTGCTCCGCCGCGGAAGCTTCTCCCGACGGCGGAAAAAGCGAGAGGCGAGGGTTGGAGCCCTCGCCTCTCGCACGGCCGGATGGTACCTGCGGCTACTCGATCACGACGATCTCATAGCTCACGACTTGGGCCGCGTCACGGTTGACCGTGGATCCGGTCGACCGCACGTCGACCTGGACGAAGTACGTGCCCGGCGCCGCGCCCGTGGTATTCCAGTCCCACGTGGCGTCCGCGCTGTAGGGCTGCACCGTGGCCCACGTGGGCCCGGTCTTGAGCCAGAACCGGTACTGATAGTCTCCCGTTCCGCCCTGGCCCTGGGCCGCGAAGTTCACGAGGGTGCCCGCCGTCTGGGGGCTCTCGAGGTCGGAGAAGAGGGTCACCCCGGTCGCCGGGGCCGGCGGCGGGGCCACCAGGTCGTAGCGGAGGACCTTGGCGGCGTCGCGGGCGTTGGGGGACCCCACGTTGCGGGCGTCCACCTGGACGTAGTAGGTGCCCACGGGGAGCCCCGCGGTGGGCCACTGCCAGGTGTTCCCGGCGCCGTAGGGCTGGACCACGGCCCACGTGGTGCCGGTCCGGAGCCAGAACCGATACTCGATGTTGGCTCCGCCCCCGGT
This window encodes:
- a CDS encoding response regulator transcription factor, whose product is MDALIVEDSPIFRETLRSLLCAWFPGLRICEAEGVAEGHAQFREHRPRVVVVDVGLPDGSGLDLVKRIKQESPATTVAVCTSHEQPAYEAAARACGADCFLPKSTFDAKQLADAVRGALEGA